A stretch of the Sphingopyxis lindanitolerans genome encodes the following:
- a CDS encoding type II toxin-antitoxin system RelB/DinJ family antitoxin: MAATAFVRARIDETLKDEAAAVLAELGLTVSDVVRMTLTRVAKDHALPFELKVPNAETRAAIESSRATMKARRARFTDPKELFDALDQEARQQ, translated from the coding sequence ATGGCTGCTACCGCGTTCGTGCGTGCGCGCATCGACGAAACATTGAAGGATGAAGCCGCCGCCGTCCTAGCCGAGCTGGGGCTGACGGTTTCCGATGTGGTCCGCATGACGCTTACGCGGGTCGCCAAGGACCATGCCTTGCCGTTCGAGCTGAAGGTGCCCAACGCCGAGACGCGCGCCGCGATCGAATCGTCCCGCGCGACCATGAAGGCGCGTCGTGCGCGCTTCACCGATCCCAAGGAACTGTTCGATGCCCTCGACCAAGAAGCCCGCCAGCAGTAA
- the parA gene encoding ParA family partition ATPase — MPTIAIISQKGGAGKTTLALHLAAAAEDSGHTALVIDVDPQATASQWAAWRQDAPPVVIDSAPPRLAAKIEQATGQGAAFIVIDTPPHADSAASAAVEAADLVLIPCRPSAFDLAAIKTTASLVKMRGKPAFVIFTAGSPTAPRMYDEAAQLVQDYGLDACPHHIADRAAFRHAAAEGKTAMEIEPSGKAADEVRQLYKWTCEHVNMQASRKRRANA; from the coding sequence ATGCCAACAATCGCGATCATCAGCCAGAAGGGCGGCGCGGGGAAAACCACCCTCGCCTTGCACCTGGCCGCCGCCGCCGAGGATTCCGGGCATACCGCCCTTGTGATCGACGTCGACCCGCAGGCGACGGCGAGCCAGTGGGCGGCATGGCGACAGGATGCGCCCCCGGTCGTGATCGACAGCGCGCCCCCTCGCCTTGCCGCCAAGATCGAGCAGGCGACGGGCCAGGGCGCGGCGTTCATCGTAATCGACACCCCGCCCCACGCCGACAGCGCCGCCAGCGCCGCCGTCGAGGCGGCCGACCTAGTGTTGATCCCTTGCCGCCCCAGCGCGTTCGATTTGGCGGCGATCAAGACGACCGCCAGCCTTGTGAAGATGCGCGGCAAGCCTGCTTTCGTGATCTTCACGGCGGGAAGCCCGACCGCGCCGCGCATGTATGACGAAGCCGCGCAGCTCGTGCAGGATTATGGGCTTGACGCCTGCCCCCACCATATCGCGGATCGCGCCGCCTTTCGCCACGCGGCGGCCGAGGGCAAGACGGCGATGGAGATCGAGCCGAGCGGCAAGGCGGCCGATGAGGTGCGCCAGCTTTACAAGTGGACATGCGAGCATGTAAACATGCAAGCATCTAGGAAGCGGAGGGCCAACGCATGA
- a CDS encoding ribbon-helix-helix domain-containing protein, translating into MSRKGSLLALRDRDAAPAPAMVEPEGRAAAPIARGTGAGSGSGSSSNPVAPSRQGKKAMTGYFSPEMSFAMHMTARKHGMSLQDAMAEAFNDWLRKMGESPVGK; encoded by the coding sequence ATGAGCCGGAAGGGATCATTGCTCGCATTGCGGGATCGCGATGCAGCGCCAGCGCCGGCGATGGTCGAGCCGGAGGGGAGGGCGGCCGCGCCGATCGCCCGTGGCACTGGCGCAGGCTCCGGCAGCGGATCGAGCAGCAACCCGGTTGCGCCGAGCCGTCAGGGCAAGAAGGCCATGACGGGCTATTTCAGCCCGGAAATGTCCTTCGCCATGCACATGACCGCCCGCAAGCACGGCATGAGCCTACAGGACGCGATGGCCGAGGCGTTCAACGACTGGCTTCGCAAGATGGGGGAAAGCCCTGTAGGCAAGTGA
- a CDS encoding type II toxin-antitoxin system YafQ family toxin, translating into MPSTKKPASSKRASFPREASYEKRFVKDWERLSRSGRYNMNQLKEAMMLLIANDAPLGPEWLDHALKGDWSDHRECHIGGDFLLIYTIEGNLVNFVRAGTHSELFE; encoded by the coding sequence ATGCCCTCGACCAAGAAGCCCGCCAGCAGTAAGCGGGCTTCGTTCCCAAGAGAGGCATCCTACGAAAAGCGGTTCGTCAAGGATTGGGAGCGGCTGTCGCGCAGCGGCCGCTACAACATGAACCAGCTCAAGGAAGCGATGATGCTGCTCATCGCCAACGATGCGCCGCTTGGCCCGGAATGGCTGGACCACGCCCTCAAGGGCGATTGGAGCGATCATCGCGAGTGCCATATCGGCGGCGATTTCCTGCTGATCTACACGATTGAGGGCAATCTGGTGAACTTCGTGCGCGCGGGAACCCATTCGGAACTGTTCGAG
- a CDS encoding SprT-like domain-containing protein, translating to MEQDNRESWLNRVAAGMAPLFAALDAPLPARIRVAIGFTSSGRKGKAIGECWDNRLSADGHFEIFIRPDLAHAPDAMPAQIAAILAHELVHAAVGIPAGHGKAFKRIALGLGLVGPMRATTPGEAFLAAVAPILDAVGPLPHARLDTDGESTAPKKQKTRMLKCECATCGYTVRTARKWLELAGAPLCPIEDHGRMEHEPLDDGSEDEGGDDG from the coding sequence ATGGAACAGGACAACCGGGAAAGCTGGCTCAATCGGGTGGCGGCGGGCATGGCCCCCTTGTTCGCGGCGTTGGACGCTCCCCTGCCCGCGCGTATCCGCGTGGCGATCGGCTTCACCAGCTCGGGCCGGAAGGGCAAGGCGATCGGCGAGTGCTGGGATAACCGGCTGAGCGCGGACGGGCATTTTGAAATCTTCATCCGGCCCGACCTCGCGCACGCGCCTGACGCCATGCCGGCGCAGATCGCGGCCATCCTCGCGCATGAGCTGGTCCATGCCGCCGTCGGCATCCCGGCAGGGCATGGGAAAGCGTTTAAACGGATCGCGCTGGGGCTGGGGCTCGTCGGGCCGATGCGCGCCACCACCCCCGGCGAGGCGTTTCTTGCGGCCGTCGCGCCGATCTTGGACGCCGTTGGCCCCCTCCCCCATGCCCGTCTCGACACCGATGGGGAGTCGACCGCGCCGAAGAAGCAGAAAACCCGGATGCTCAAATGCGAGTGCGCGACGTGCGGCTATACCGTGAGGACCGCGCGCAAATGGCTTGAGCTGGCCGGAGCGCCGCTTTGCCCGATCGAGGATCACGGCCGCATGGAGCATGAGCCGCTGGACGACGGCAGCGAGGATGAGGGCGGCGACGACGGCTAG